CTGCAGAAGGGTATACACGCTGGAAAAGCCAGCAGGCAACTTTGACAGTGACTTCATGAGTTATTATCACGTAATTTCTGTGACAATACAGTGTAATTATTGTTTGTTACtcaggtgacaggtgtgtggaTGACAGGTGTGTGGATGACAGGTGTGCGGATGACAGGTGTGCGGATGAGGGCAGTTGGCTTACCTCGGTGTCCTCGgtatccttctcctcctcctgcaccttaCTCTcctcagaggggggaggggttgggacTGGGACTGATTCCCTCTCCTCGCtgacagggctgggggggcaggccACCGGGctgggaggggcaggggtggggatgctgggggggggagctgcAAGGGTAGGGGGCGGGGAGGTGGAAGGGGTGAGCGTAGGCGCCGAGAGGGACAACGTTGTTAACTTGTTCTTGGTCGATCTGGAAGTTTGCTGTCCAGAACCGGAACCTTGGAGAACCAACAGATTGAATAGGGTTATACACTCAGGTATATAGATAAAAATATATAACTAACTCTAGAAAAAAGTAGAATTACCTGAATGGACAGGGTGAGCCTGACCTGGCGAGCTGGTCTTCACAGACTTCACCTGTAGATACAGAGGACAACACTATGTGAACAGAATGTTCTGGAACAGGCGTTATCAACCCTGGTTCATGTGGCCACTGGTACCTTCTTCTTTGGGTTGGCAGCTTCAGCCTCCAGACAGTATTCCAGAATCTTCTGAGTGggtttcctctgcctcttcctctccaacaCTGGAACACTTCCTGTCATCGGGAGAATGACTTATCACTATGGAGAACATTACCATGGATGTTTGAAAACAGAATTACGATTGGACATTTTGATTGTTTTAAATGTCAGCTGCATCGTATAGAGAGTAGTTTTTCGAAGTTGTTCTATGGTTTCTAACCGGCATCTTTCGGGATGGCCCCCGATGACTGCGATGGCTCTGCTTCAGGGGGCGGGGTTAGTGTGTCTATGGAAAGCACAGGTGCATCCTGGGGGATGGAGTTCtccacaggaggaggaaggccaATAGGGGTCTCGGAGGGCTCCTCGGGAGGCGGAGTCTGTATTTCAGGAAGTGCGTTCAAAGGCGCGTGATCAAGTGTGTCCTTCATTGAAGGACATGGATCCGGTTTGCTGCTGATGGACAGCGTGGCCTACAAGAAGGTACACGACATGCTTCAGTGATGAATATACAAACCAACGCACGCTGAAGAGCTGACATCGCTGCGTTTACTACCTTAGCAGGTTGTGGCGGAGGCTTTTTGGGTTTCTTCCTGGTGGAGAATATCTGGTCGTACTCCTCTGTCCATTCTATGAGCCGCTTGCTTGGTTTTCTGATGCGTTTATGTGCTGTGGAAGAGAACAAGACACAAGCGACGCAAGCGTCGCGTAAAGATGTGAGCACTCATGTTTCTTTCGTCATTTGCGGATTGTGAAAGTCGATTCTCttcaggaggggagaaggaagggttACTCACGAAAGAAATTATCTTACCTGTTAGAGGCTCTTGACTCCCAGCCGACTGGGCCGTGTTAGTGTTGGCGTTAGTGTGTTCAGCTTCAGGGACAACCTGGGACTCCAGCCCGGTCTTAGGCTGAGAGGACGCCACCGCGGCTGAACCTCTCTGCTCCAAAGGCACCGAGGTCTCCAAACTCTCCATCTCGCTCTTttcctccatcactccatctctGCCTCGATTGTGGCTCGTTTTCAACCAGGCTTGGTCAGGTGCCCCGGAAGAGGCCCTCCCTCCCGGGTATCCCGGCCCAGACCCACCAGAACGACCAGGCTCTTTCCTACTACATCCCTTTCTGTTCCCGGATGAGCTTCTTTTCTTGGAGGGTCTTTTGGAGACCTGGTTCGTCCTGCCTCCCGACTCGgctttggccttggcttttggACCCCCGCATCCGGGGAGACGCCGACCGGGCCCAGCGCCGGCGCTCTCCCCTGGGGGAAGAGGCATCAAGGAGGGCTCCTCCTTCACGTGGGCGCTGGGGGGTCCGATCTCCAGCTCCAGAGGGGTCCCGTCTCGCTCCCTGCTGTCGTGCATGTCCTTCAGCAGCATCAGGAAGGTGCTGAACTTGTAGCCGGCGTCCGTTTGGAAAGCAACGGGGGCGCCGTCGGCCTCCGCCGCCAGGGAGTGGAAGGAGACCTCTTTGACGTCTTTGAAGGCGTCCATGGGGGAGAAGCAccgcgagggggaggaggaggaggagacgtccGACACGAAGGTCTCCTTCTTGGGcttggcggaggaggaggtcaggggtatGAAGTCGAACGGCGTCTGGGAGATCAGGAAGGCATCGTCTTCGGTCTTCACATCGGCCTCCTCGAAGTCTTTCGTGCCGCTCgatgtgaaggaggaggggctaCGATCGCGAGCGTCGGGCGAGGAAGCCGGGCGGTCGCCTTGGTTGTTTTTCGGATGTCCGGCTTTGGTAGAACGTTTCGTTTTGGTCTCTGGTTTCCTACAGGAAGCACGTGAGAAGGAGGTGTCTTTCTCTGTATGGCTGGTGTCGGACATAAGCCCGCCTGCTTTGCTGCCATTGGACAgagtctttctcttcttctccgcTTCCTCTTGCGCCTTCAGAGCCCGGGTCATCAGCCCGCTGCTGGCGGGAAGGTGGGCGGGGTGCTTGTCCACAACCTTCTTCGATTGGTCAGATGGCCCGCTCGTCACTGCGGGGGCCGAGACGAACACTGGGATCTTCCTGTTGACGGAGGCTGGAGGTTTCTTCCTGGAGGAGGCTTTGCTGAAGAGTGTGCGGTCCGGCACGGGGCTGGTGGTTTTGGGTCGTCTCTCTTTGCCTGCCTTGCTGAACCACAGGCCAGTCTGGATCTCAGGTGGTTTCTTCACCTCCTTCGCCAGTGGGGCCGGGGGTGGAGCCGGAGCGGGTTTGGACTGACGCTCGAGAGCTTTAGGACACAGAATCTTAGGGACGGAGTCCAGGTCCGAATACGGACACTCTCCCTGATCCCTTTGCGATTGGTCGGGATTGACAAACGTCTTTTTGTGGTTGATCGTCTCGGTTTTAGCTATCTGCGATTTCGACGTTTTGCTCGGCCTCTTCTTGCATTTGGGCTTCTTGAAAGTGCTTGGTCTCGCTGGGGCAGCTTTCCTGGGTGGAGACACAGCTCCGTTGGTAAAGTGACTAGTTGCAGGGGGAGTAGAGGAAGGTGGGGTGAACGGAGGAGGCGGGGGAAGAGCCTTGTCATCTTTCTCTGGAGTGGAGCCGTCATGGAGGGTCTCCTCTATGGCGGGGGATGTGGAGGCATCCATTTTGGGTCTGTAGGGTTCAACGGCTTCTGCCTCCGCCACACTCAGCTTCCACGACTCTTTGAAGCGCTTAGGTATCTagaagagacacagacacgAAAACATATTCACGGCGACTATCATGACACCTCCTTCTTCAAACTCAAAACGCATTCTTGAACCCCTTTCAATCCCATCCCCAAAACAACAAGCGTTTCAAGATTCCACTCAGGACAGGTCACACTAACGCGTCGACATAATTACAGAGTATTTGTAGTTCTCTTCTCGTTGCTTCCCTCTCCTGCGGAGCAGCGGAAGCTGTTCGAACTGGAAGCCTCCATGGAATGGGTGAGTGGCCCTACCCTCCACCCAGGCCCACTCCTCTGGCTCCCCGAAGGTCTTGATGTAGTAGAGCCTGCACGGTCGGTCGCTGGGCTCTGAAACAACGACAACCAGTGTAAGATGGTGAAGGGGTCTCTAGCGGTTCACAGGAGAAACAGTGAAGCCTCTGAGAAACTCAGTCAAAACATTGAAAACCCTAAGCTCCTGCAGATGAATAGACATTGATCGATTTCCAAGAAGCACATTCTAGCGTTCTAAATTCTGGCATTCCGAACTCTTTGTGAAGGACGGTTCCAAAGGCCGTTCTAAAAAGGGGATCGTCGTgctaaccatagatatatataaaggctagatgtctcgtccgcgttgccggacaacggagtcgaacgtccgcacgtgGCGGCctttatatatctatggtgctaaccttacatttacatttagtcatttagcagacgctcttatccagagcgacttacagtaagtacagggacattcccccgaggcaagtagggtgaagtgccttgcccaaggacacaacgtcagttggcatgaccgggaatcgaactggcaaccttcagattactagcccgactccctcaccgctcagccaactgactccactcTAACCTTTCATCCTGTGGTAGGTGTTCTGATGTGGGTCCACAGTGATTTCACAAGGCCACCAGGGCCTGCGGTTGAACTTGGCCCAGATCACTTCTCCCTCCATGAACTTTACCGGAGGCAGGGGCTTCTTCTTGAGGCTGCTTGACTGTGGACCCCAGCAAAACATACGTTACGCCCACATTAGGCCTTATGTACGCAGGTCATTATGACATGCAGACACTCTTTATATAAATGGCGTGCCAACTATGTGATCTGTAAATAGCCCTGACTACAGCCAAAGAGCATTGAGTAGCATTGAAAAAtagcaaagcagagtagagtGACGTAGAGTAGAGTTGCACTCGCTGTCTAGTGGTATATAAAATCAATCGACAGAAATCAAGACATAAAACGTAAATGCTTTTCAAGTAGACAGTAAACGACAGCAGAAAGACTGCTGCAACAAGACGACAAATATGTATCATGCAAAGTTTAATTTACGAGTAGCACTGTTGTGTATGGTAGGACCTGTAATTGACCTGATCGGCGGGGGTTTGGTGAAGCCCTTGTAGTCAGAacttaagacaaataaagtttgatttgatcTGAATATACTGTTACAGTAGCGAGTAAACACTTGCCAGAGCTGGCCCAGAGGGGCTGGTCCTGAGAGAGAATGACTCACAGTCACTCCCCCAATCCGGGTCAGATTCCTCGGCCCCGCGACCCTTCAGCACCGCACGGCCAACAGGGGAACGGCTGTCCGAACGCTCACACACCTCCGGGTCGGGATCAGACTTCAAGTTTAAAAAACCCAGGCCTGCTTCCTGCGACCTCCCGACCCTGCCCGGTCTGGTCGCCAGGGACGACGCGGGCCCCCGACACTCTCCGTAATCCTCGTCGTCGGCGTCGTCGTCGGCAACGCCCTCGTCGCTGTCCTCGTCCTCTCCGAACAGCGAGGACTCGAAGTGCAGGAAGCCGTTGGCGAATGGGCTGTTGCTGTCCAATGAGAAGGCGGGACTCGGCGGGTCAGAGAAGCAGCTGTTCGTCATCTTATCTGACTCGGCGTCGGGCCTGTTGCTGGCTGTCCTATCCTGTCTGAAGTCTGGGATGGAGGCCGTGTGGGGGTTCGACACCTGGGAGTTACCAGAATCGGGTTTCCTTGCTACGCCCCGGGTGTAGGAGTCATTCCTGGTGCTCTGGGTCTGGGCCCGGGTCTGGGCTCgggtctgggtctggctgtggggctgggtctgggtttgcctgtggggctgggcctgggtctggctgtgggtctgggcctggggctggctgtgggtctgggcctggctgtgggtctgggcctgggtgtgAGGCTGGACCTGGGTCTGGCTGTGGGGCTGGTTCTGGGCCTGGctgtgggtctgggcctgggtgtgaggctgggcctgggtctggctgtggggctggttctgggcctggctgtgggtctgggtgtgaggctgggcctgggtgtgaggctgggcctgggcctgggtctgatAAGCCCTGTCCCTCCCAGCCAGGACCAGGTCAGGATGGCTGACCATGGTAGTCAGATGCTGGAGTCTCCTGAGAGGACTGTAGGTGGACGCAAGGTCCTTGTGAGGAAGCCCATAGGCTGAGGGGGATTTGAGGGAAGGGGCAGTGGACATAACTAGTCCTGGCTCAGGGTCATGGTGCTGAGAGGAAGGGGAGCTGGGGAGgtgaaggtcagaggtcagaggtgagcTGGGGTGACGGCTCCGACGGGCAGATCTGATTGGCCGATTCATAGGGCCCACTCATGCTGCCATGGTGACATCCTGGAAATAAAAATAAGAAAGTGGAATGAATAAAAGTACAAATATTACATAATCTGTGGCAAAATGTTATAATAAATATCCATATACACGTTTATTTTTAAATATAATAGTGTAATAAAGCTTGTGTAACATTTTAATTAAATTGTTGAACAATATATCAAATAAAACAATGTAATAATGATAACATATTTTTCAAAAGTTAACAAAAATCTACTAAAATGTGATTAGGATATGTGTGTGACGTGTTTGTTTATCTCTTGTATGCTCGGAGTTTCCTACATTTAGCATCGAGAATTAGAATATTGGCGCACACCTTGCTTTAGGACAACTGAAAAAACAGGTAGGCTACTGCCATCATTCCACGGCTCGCGGCACCGCCAAGAGCGTGGAATAGTGTCAACCTGGGGCGCGTTTGGTCAGCCGGTCACGTTAAAATTAGATCTCCGTTGCTATAATGACACGCTGCCAGCGACAGCAAAGGGTTAAGTTGGTACCAGAACGCAGCTTTAGAAACCCGAATATCTTGGATTAAAAAAGAGCAGTTCATGACAGCGTCCGTGCATGATCTCTGCGTGTACCAGGGCTCACACGAGGCGGCACGGCGCAGCAAACATGCAGAATCGACACACAACTTCACATACCAAACATAGACACTGGCTTCAACACACGGGCGTCCACGGTG
The Osmerus mordax isolate fOsmMor3 chromosome 25, fOsmMor3.pri, whole genome shotgun sequence DNA segment above includes these coding regions:
- the nsd1b gene encoding histone-lysine N-methyltransferase, H3 lysine-36 specific gives rise to the protein MEGEVIWAKFNRRPWWPCEITVDPHQNTYHRMKEPSDRPCRLYYIKTFGEPEEWAWVEGRATHPFHGGFQFEQLPLLRRRGKQREENYKYSIPKRFKESWKLSVAEAEAVEPYRPKMDASTSPAIEETLHDGSTPEKDDKALPPPPPFTPPSSTPPATSHFTNGAVSPPRKAAPARPSTFKKPKCKKRPSKTSKSQIAKTETINHKKTFVNPDQSQRDQGECPYSDLDSVPKILCPKALERQSKPAPAPPPAPLAKEVKKPPEIQTGLWFSKAGKERRPKTTSPVPDRTLFSKASSRKKPPASVNRKIPVFVSAPAVTSGPSDQSKKVVDKHPAHLPASSGLMTRALKAQEEAEKKRKTLSNGSKAGGLMSDTSHTEKDTSFSRASCRKPETKTKRSTKAGHPKNNQGDRPASSPDARDRSPSSFTSSGTKDFEEADVKTEDDAFLISQTPFDFIPLTSSSAKPKKETFVSDVSSSSSPSRCFSPMDAFKDVKEVSFHSLAAEADGAPVAFQTDAGYKFSTFLMLLKDMHDSRERDGTPLELEIGPPSAHVKEEPSLMPLPPGESAGAGPGRRLPGCGGPKAKAKAESGGRTNQVSKRPSKKRSSSGNRKGCSRKEPGRSGGSGPGYPGGRASSGAPDQAWLKTSHNRGRDGVMEEKSEMESLETSVPLEQRGSAAVASSQPKTGLESQVVPEAEHTNANTNTAQSAGSQEPLTAHKRIRKPSKRLIEWTEEYDQIFSTRKKPKKPPPQPAKATLSISSKPDPCPSMKDTLDHAPLNALPEIQTPPPEEPSETPIGLPPPVENSIPQDAPVLSIDTLTPPPEAEPSQSSGAIPKDAGSVPVLERKRQRKPTQKILEYCLEAEAANPKKKVKSVKTSSPGQAHPVHSGSGSGQQTSRSTKNKLTTLSLSAPTLTPSTSPPPTLAAPPPSIPTPAPPSPVACPPSPVSEERESVPVPTPPPSEESKVQEEEKDTEDTEACTSSLDNSFSSTKDESSLCEETHSANKKILGDKGGVASLKENICQVCEKTGELLLCEGQCCGAFHLQCISLAEAPRGKFICPECKSGVHSCFVCRKTGKDVRRCMIPACGKFYHGECIANRGPTAPLGLNRGFRCSLHACLDCFISNPANPSASKGRLMRCVRCPVAYHASDHCLAAGSIVLANHSILCPNHFTPRRGVKNHEHVNVSWCFVCTEGGSLLCCESCPAAFHRECLNIDMPQGNWFCNDCRAGKKPHYKDILWVKVGRYRWWPAEVSHPRTIPENILRMRHDVGEFPVHFFGSNDYLWTYQARVFPYMDVDANSREKMGKGVDAIYKKALEEAAVRFRELQAEKELRQMQEDRRNDKKPPPYRHIKVNRPIGKVQIITADLSEIPRCNCKASDENPCGVDSECINRMLLYECHPQVCPAGERCLNQAFTKRQCSQVEIFRTLARGWGLRCAHDIKKGEFVNEYVGEVIDEEECRARIKHAQDNDICNFYMLTLDKDRIIDAGPKGNQSRFMNHSCQPNCETQKWTVSGDTRVGLFSLVDIPAGTEITFNYNLECLGNGKTVCKCGAPNCSGFLGVRPKNNPPGEDKGRRMKKKVQAKRKKVEVTKEREDECFSCGDGGQMVSCKRPGCPKVYHADCLNLTKRPAGRWECPWHQCDVCGKEAASFCEMCPSSYCCLHRDGMLFISKLDGRLSCSEHDPCGPDPLEPGEIREYAPGPDPAALPPCLGNILPASPGSPGPPAASRGQGEPQDGPGPGSGLHPGFGSEDSSPFSIAIPVSVPEATASPTPHPDSDSPGSPHVFDLPHYSPISSYEEERDVEEEEEEGKEGEKREDGELEGLKINEEEEEEEEEEEEEEEEEEEEEEEEEEEEEEEEE